The sequence AACTGAACAGTGAGAAAAACCCAAAGGGAAAGTGAAACCAGGAGCTACAGAAGTTTTCTTTGTTACAATCTTAGAtggctctttttcttttcttcttttttttttttaaagaaatgagagcATTTCCTTAAATACTCAAAGTTTATGGAAGCTAATGAGGATGTAATggtagctaccatttattgagcatctactatattTGCTAAGCACTATAGTTTTTTGTGTTGTTATTGCTAATACAATAATCCTACAcatttatccctattttataaatgagaaaactaattACTTGTTCAAAGCCCCAACACTGGGAAATGttagaaccaggatttgaagGCAAGTCTCTTTACTACAAGGTTTACTTCCCTATAATTTCAGTTCCTCTAGTGTTATAGGCTACTCTGCCTCTACtggaatcagaattttaaaaggggAAGAGAGCCCTCCACAACTGAATAGTGAGAAAAGCCCAAAGGGTAGGCTACTCTGCCTGCAATACGAGAGGAAATGAAATTATGGGAGTGGGGTTATAATTGCATCTGTTTTAACCTTTTAAACCCTGTTTCACATTTGagtcaaaggaagaaaattttattctcatttacatttatttacttctttcataGAATTTTGAAAACCAATATGGACAAGGTTCAGGTTCCAATAACTTCTTACAGCAGTGCTCAGACCTCAAGAAAGAAGTTAAAGCGCTTATAGCTTGCCAGATTGTTCTACCAGACCCAGGTGTTGTAGGCTTCACTGTCATTGACTATTTCCATCAGCTTTTGCAGCTTTCTGATGTCAGGAAACTTCGTTGTGGTTCCCGGGCACCTAGCAGCCGCTTCCTTGCTTTAGAACACTCAAGTAGTGATTTCAGCAGCATATGTGGCCCTGACAGCAGCTCTTGTTGTTTTGAGTCCCATGGCAGAGAGAATTTTTCAGGATTCAGGCAGCCATCACTTGAACTCATTTCCACTGATTCACAACTAACAGATGATGATTTTTCAGCTTCAGAACAAAGCAAGGCCATTGGTACTCTTTCCCAGAACAGAAAGTGCATCTCCTTTACAGAGGCCACTGGTTCCAACACCTGCCATGATACCACTCATATTTCGTGGAACTTTGTTTCATATATGGATAAAAAGAGTACAGCACAAAAGTTGTGTGAAGAACCTGGCTTACAAGCTTATCAGCCAAGAGCAGTTCATAGCAATCATCATGAAATTAGAGTCCCTGGCTCTAATTTATTCCCTTTGAAAGTGGAAAAGCCCCTTGAGCCAACTAATACAAAATCCTTTCACAGTAcagtggaaattaaaaataggtaTTCCCAGTGTGAACTAAAATATCGCCAGTATCATGATGTAGATACCCTCCGTGGCCTTCAGGAGAGATCTGTGTGTTGTCCACCTCCATCACTCAGATTTGAAGAGATAGCTGGTGGTTCCCAGGACTGTGAACCTGAGATTTGGGATGATCTGCCATTCTCTGAAAGCCTAAACGAATTTCTAGCAGCTTTCGAAAATGAGATTTCTCTAACTCACACAGATGTCAGTAGCAGGAAATGTCATCTAGATAATGATGTTGGTAAATTACCTGTAGACCACAGCAGGTTATCAGTAACTCCCAAGAGAACTACTAGCATACTGAATATGCCACCCATAGCCTTAAGATCACCACAAGTGACAGCCAAAGCAAACACCAGCAAAGATAACTTCCTTTCCAACTGTGAAGCGAATCTAAGTCCTAGTGTTCGTAAGGAGTCACATCCAGAGAACACCGCAGAGGCTATCTCTATAAGTAGTAGTGGAAGAGACACATCTGAAAATTTTCTACCAAATGTTTATCTGTCAGCTCTGTTTCCATCTTCAAAAGGCTCAGGCACAACAAGTACTCTCAAGTCTACTGAAATTACATCACATAGGGCTGAAGTTTCACTTACATGCAGTGCTTCAGAGAGTGACCATTCTTGTCTCAAAGGCAAATATTTtaatggatgtggagaaaaatcGCTTTCAGAAATGAGTGAAAAGTTGACAACTTTGCATTCTAGGAGATATAATGATGTTTCCAGCCTTCACACCTTAGAAAATAAACAGTACTCTAGGTTGCCAAAGAACCAGGGTGACAGTTTTCCAATTTGCAGGAAACTCACATATCCTTTAGAAGCTCCCTGCAGTAGTCCAAATAGAAGTACGAATACACTGAAAGAAATGCATTATGAACACACCAGTAATAACTTAACACAGAACTGTTCTACTGGTCATGAAGGTGGCTACAACGCTTCTGCTGATCTCTTTGATGATAGTGCTAAAGAAATGGACATTGCAACAGAAATGACCAAAAAGTCACAGGATATTTTGTTACAGTGGGGAAAGCCTTTGGCAGAAAGTCGTCAGACAGAATCTGATTTTTCATTGAGATCCCTTTCTGAAAACTCTAGCCAGTCTTCACAAAAATTATCCTTGCAAAGCACATCTGCTTCTCTGTATCCAAGAACACGTTCCTCTTCACCTCATTTTCAGTCAGATTTGGAGTATGACTTTGAAGATAGCCAAGATTTTGTTCCATGTTCACAGTCAACTCCAGTTGCACGATTCCACCAAACTAGGATTCACGACGGGATGAAAGGAGCTTTCAAAAAATTTCCTGCGTTTTATTCAGATCTTGATGTTAACTATAAAAAAACAAGGCTTTCCTCTGAAAATGACACACAGCAAGCCACCCCTACCTGtccaaaaaatataaagacaccCAGCCAGAAATCCAGAAGTCCTACTATATCTGGTATGACACAACCAGCGATTTTCAACAGCTGTCCTGTTGCTGAATGCCCTGAAAGTGATGTTGATGAATGGGTCCCTCCTACCACACAAAAAGTATTTCTTTCAGAAATGCATGGATTCCAGGCCATGGGTCTAAGGAAATTTCCTGCTGCTTATAATTCTCCTGATCAAAAAGAATTACCAAGAAAAAAACGGAAATATGTCAAACAAAGaactaataaatgtttaattaagaAGGAGTTAAATTTAAAGAATATGCTTACAGCAGCAGTTACAAATCAGAAAACTCCTGAATATAACAGAACAAGGTCaggctggattttcaaagagtcAGTGTTGGGACTTGGTTCTTGTTCAGAAGTCAAATGTTGCCTTCCACTTTCAGAAAACTGGCCACCTTCCATGCCTGACACTAAAAGTGCTTGGTCTCCTGAATTGTTTTCACAAAATGTCACCTGAACCCAATTACTGGACTTTCAAAGGTAAGTCTGTTTGGAAACTCTTACCTCCATTGGCATGGAAAGCATTCTTACCATTTTGACCACTTgaagagaagcaaagagaaaagagGTGCTGTTTTGCCTTTTAAATGGTGGGAAGCCATTGTTTTTCCCAGTGTTTTATCCAGAATACTCTGATTTCAGATAATTTTGCACTTTATCTTATATTGTTGATTGTACTTAAGCAATATTGTTAATTTTGCTTGttacaagtatttgttgaaatcACACGTACATTCAGAAATAAAGGCATTGCAAACCAAAACTTAGTCTTTCTTAATTGTTCAGCTTAGATCAGAAAATGCCTGCCATGTATTAAGCCAACTACTGTGCTGAGTTCGTGATACAAAGCTGCAAGTTCACTGATCTCAAAAGATTTTAGTCTACTGGGTACAACAGAAATAGAATAGACACTTTCAATACAATGCAGTAAATGTAATGATTGAGGTTTTTCATGGATATTACATTTATGTTGCTCCGGAGTGTGATAGGGAATCAGTTAACCCAGCACCATCTATGGGCTGGGAATAAGAAGAAAGGTCAATAAAAACTCACTATTTAGAGTGAAATGTGAAACTCACTTTTTATTAAGTACTCATTGAATggttactatatgccaggcactgtgctaagtgcttggAATTCAAAAATGAAAGTCAAGCCCCTTACCTCAAGAAACTGAAGGTCTAAAGGATAGACAATTAGTATCCAGTAATTTCTATGATAGGGAGATAAGCTTGAAGGACTAATAAGGAGCAAAAATGAGGACTGTTTTCTAGACATTCAAGTCCTTTGCAGCACCTCAGCTCTTTTATGTACCTCTGGTCATTCCTCACAGCAACTATTCCAAATCTTCACTACGCCTCCCAACCTACACTGCGCTCCTTGCCTCCTACGTCATGATCACCTGGTATTACCTTCACCTTCCCACACCCATACCTACTGACTTATCTCTGCTCACCCACAGCTCTTTCCTCTAATCTCAGAAAATGATGCACACCTCCTATTTAGTGCTAATCTTTTAGGGCTGTTGCTCTGTTACACCCATCTTTACCTTCTCACTCTACtggctctccccctcccccacttcttaTTTAGAAAATTTGCAAACACAAAAAAGCTGAACGATGACACAATGATATAGCATCTATACACGCCACCTAGATTccatcatttttaacattttgccttTTATGTATGGGTGTATTTACTTCCAGTGTGTCTGTAAATGTATCTATGGTTGCTTTTGCTGAACCTTTTGAAGGTAAAATAAGGACTTTTTCTTCTGCATAACTACAATATTATTATCATACTAAAGAAAAACAATGGTAACTCTACAATATTATCTAATGTTTAgcccatttttaagtttttctacTTGTCCTTAAGTTGTCTTGTAATTGTTGATGTTTaatcaaaattttattattaagatGACTCCATGTGTTTAGTTATGTCTCTTGTCTCTTTTTCCAGAATTTCACCTCTTATTTCCCACTGCATTGGCTTTATGAAAAAATCAGACCATTGTTTTGTAGAGTGTCCCATTCTAGAtttttgtgtttgcttctttATAGTATCACTACCTTGTCTCTCTATCCCCCAGTATTTCCTGTAAAGTCTAAAGGCTTGATTAGGTTCAGGGTTTGGGCAGAGATACTTCATGGGTTTATGTTGTACACTTCCTATTATATCACATTAGGAGACACAATGTCCGGTTGTCCACTTTTAATGATGCTAAATGAGATTGCTTAGTTAAGATGTTGCTCACCAGATCTCTCCATTGTAAAGGTactctttttttactttttaagagtAAAGAGTCAGTATTATCCTTGCCTACCAGTGGTGTTGAGTGCATTTCCTTTTCCTGCTCCCTATCACtatgtacttaaaaatttttgttttctcaatgATTTACAGTCATTTGCACTCATTATTCTTGCTGGTACTCTATGTAATACTTCTTGCTATGTCACTACTAACCACAGTTGTTTATCGCCAGGCTCCAACAAAAAATAGTCACTGTCAACTTTCACACCACTCACTATTCAACCTACTGCAGTCTGTTCTCTCTCCCCCACTTCCAGTGGCTATGGTATCAGTAGATTTTTAACCCTCAAATCCAATGGATTTAtcattccttattttattttatttgacctCTTTGCACTTCCTCTATTTCCAACATACCCACTCATGGTTTCTGGTTTCTCATAGTCTCTGATCAGGTATGCCTgcagggcaattttttttttcagggcccTACATAAACAATttgattctaaaatattttacagaagtCATGGTCCCATGTAAGGTAGAGTGGTTTGTCAATGAAGatttagaataatggataagGAAAAGGTGTGTGTTTATTGCCCAGTCAGTGCATGTGAAGATCTTTATAGTATACCAGCAGCCTCTCTTTCTCAGGCCAAGAAAATAGTCTCTTCATGTTCTTTGTTGCCAAATGTGCTGTTCCTTGCTGTTTCCTATCTCCCACTGTGATAAAAGAGTTGTAATGCAGTTTCTATTGTATGGAACTATATAGATCTTGCCTCTACAGTTACCTAATATTTAATGCTGGTTACATCTTTACCCATGATGTGCATTCATTGTTCCACCATGAGTACTGACTTCCAGTAACTCTATGTTGTCACTCTGCTTCATTGATGATTACTGAAAATGCAAGTCTTACCCAGAGTGTGCAGGAAAATGTGAATGATAATTCATTTTCTGGTTATATTGTATTTAGCATTTGGACTTTCCTagcatagacatagaacacataTTCCAACCATGTCTTCTCTTGTACTCTTTAGGCTGTAATTACTGCATTCCTAAACTGTGATCTTTTAGTCACACCCAGGAAAAATAGGCAAGAGGCCCATGGGTGGAGCATGAAGAGTGGTTTCATTTGTGCAATGAATATCCATCCCTTCATCAGCATGTCTTAAGCCCAAACCTGGAGAGCACAATGTCACTGTCAACTGGAAATGAGAGGAAAGACATTGATTGGAAGAGCCAGTAGGCATGGGGGCATAACAATCTTGAAAAGCCTGAGATAAGGTAGGCCTGTCCCAACAAACAGTGCAGAATCTAAAGAAAGGAGTAGGGTGACCTTCCTGGCACCAATTGTGGGAGGTAGACTGGGTTAAGAACAATGCCATCACTCTCATAAGcgttggtggtgggggggggggtctagaGACCAAGGGCAGCACCATAGTTTAAACACAGACCAGAAGGCGCCAATGCACAGGCCCGCACACACAACTCAATCCTCAAACCCTGAATTCACTCTGTGTCCAATGTAAGAGTCACCTAAAAGCATGTCAGCACCATTCTGGCAGCTCAACTTCATACTATTGTGTGGAAGAAATACTGCTTCAGTCAGTAGAAATGCTCCACTCTTCAGATCCAGGGAAATTCCTTAGGCACAAGACCCAGAGCTCCTCAGAGCATTTGCTCCACACCAAGAGAGGGTCAAAGAGCACCTCAAAGGGGAGAAATGGCATCTGTCCCAGCACCAAAGTGGACTTGAAAATTTCAGAAGAGGCACTCTGATGACTACGTCCCATGTAGGACCAGATCCAAGCTCAGGGTACCTTAGTCCCAGGAACTGGAGAAGGATTTAGAAAATCTTAAAGGCATAACAAAGCATCAGTCTCTGAGACATGAGACTGGGGTGAGGTCCCTTCTTACTCAGGTCTTAGAGGTACTGTCTGATCATCTCTCCTTATAGTCCTTAACTGCCTTCTTTTGCCTGCCTTTTAAAAGATGGTGCCTCTTAGTGTTCAATTATTAGAACTTCTACATGTACTCTTTGGTTGAATTTATCTACTTATCCACAGTAACCACCCATAACTGTTTAATTTGAAGTCTGTCTTCTATCTAGACTTTCTCCTGAGACCAGACTTACATGTTAGTGTTTTTGTTATCATTCAGctcaaaatgttttataatttccatATGGGTTCTTTGACCCATGAGTTTTTAACAAatgtgttttcttaatttccaaacaaattttttttttgttcctgtcTCTTTGTGAATGATTACTACCTAAATTACATTGTAGTCAGAAAACTTATTCTATATTACTTCAGTCCTTTGAAACTTGTTGAAACGTTTCTGGTCCAATTTATAGTCACTTTGTAAATGTTCCaggtgtacttgaaaagaatatatattgtaACATTATTGGGCATGGAATTTTATATGTATGTCTGATATATTATTCATGTTCAAATTATCTACATCTGTACTGATTTTTCCCCTGTTCTATTAATTATTGAAAGAGGGATTTTAAAATCTCCCTCTATGGTTGTGAATGTGTAtgtttctccttgcagttctgtcaatttttacattattttcaggCTATGTTATTAGGTACAAATTCAGTCTTGTTGTATCTTCCTGATGGACTGAGAATTCCGTCATGAAAGTACTGCTTCGTTGCTATTAATGTTTTTTGTCCTAAAATGTAATTGTTATTACTGTgctatatttcctttgttttggtTAGTATTTGCAAAAGGTTTTtgttggggtgttttttttttttttcatttattttttagatcttTCCATATTGTTATGTCTTACAAGTGTTTTTTATAAACCTCATATAGTTAGGTTTTATTGTCCAGTTTGACAATCTAGCTGGAACATTTCGCCCATTAACAATTaatgtaataatgaaaatatatttggttTATCATATTTTACACTTCCTATTTATCaatgtttcatttcttctttctttttctgttgattattttttgtcatttctggttttctttctccTAGGTTTGGAAGTTAAatgctggtttttttgtttgtttttactctaGGAATTACAACATGCATACTTAATCAAAGTGTAAAACTAATCAGTGCTTGTAATCCTTTCCTAAAgactttaaatcttttttaatctatttgcTCTCCTTTTAAATTACACTTGTCATAAgttttaattctgtatttttaaccCCACAAGATACTAGATCCTATAGtcagttttttggttgtttttttttttttttttttggagtttgggggttttgtttcaGATTTGCTCACATATTTaccattttctttgctctttggTTTATCTTGAATCCCAGATCTTCTGTCACTTCCCTTTGGCCTGAAATATATCCTTCAGAATTTCTTTTGTTGAGATTCTTTTGATGGAAAACTCAGGTTTTGATTCTAGGGTAGGAGttattctctttatttctctttccactCACAATGCCATTCAACTGTCCCTGGCTCTTGTTGCTCTTGGAAAGCCAGCTAACtggcttcccttttttttttttttttttttttttaagtaatctgatatttttctttctggatatttttattccctttgtttttagtgtttcttGGTTCTATTAATGGTATGTTGagatatggattttttttattaatcctcctttaGATTCATTAAGTTTACAGAATCTGTGCATTACTGCCTTTCATCAATTCTGATTTCTTAGCCATAATCTTTTATAATATTACCTCTACTTCATTCTCTCTATCGTCTCGTTTTAGAATTCCAATTAACCGTGTTATGCATTCTCacactttcattttcttaacctTTTCTTGATTGCTTTCATCTTTATATCTGTGCTTCATTCTGTATCATTTCTTTTGACCATTTGTGTCTAGTCTCCTTTTCTACTTACCTATTGAGAGTTTTTACCCCCGAAATTATGTATTTTCTGAAAGCTAGATTCATATCTTTTCTAACTTACTATATCACATCTCAAAGTTTCCTATTTCCTGTACACATTTTCAAGTTTGTCTCTTACTACTTTAACCACAGTAAGCATAGTTATTTTACATTCTGTGTTTGACAGTTTCAATAACTGAAGTCTTGACAGGTTcttattgtcatattttttttcctgctggttCTCACTAGTATTGCCATGTTTTCTTGAGTCTTAGTTTAGCTGAAGCAACTTATTTTCTTTGGGAAGTATTTATGAGAATTCTGAGGCCTAAGAAAGTGTTCTGGGGAAGGATTTCCATTTGCTTCTGCCAAGTGCCTGGAAACGCTACCAATCTAAAACAACTCTAACAAAGTTCATAGTTAGAGGGGTTTTTATAGATTCACTAAATGAACTGAATTTGGGTTGTTTATCCATACAGGGTATGGATAACTTCTTAGGGACTGTTTTCTTCCTCCACTGCTAAGGGTTTATATCTGATTCCCCCTACACTGGAGACCTTCTGAGGTCCTGCCTTAGTGGGCAATTCCTAATCCTATTAAATTCCTTATCAAGAGCAAGTTATCCCCCTTGCCCTACACAACAATGAAAACTGGATTAACATTGTTCCCTAAGCATTTTGTTGATCTCCTATGGCTGAATTATTTGTGAATATATTAC is a genomic window of Camelus bactrianus isolate YW-2024 breed Bactrian camel chromosome 10, ASM4877302v1, whole genome shotgun sequence containing:
- the DDIAS gene encoding DNA damage-induced apoptosis suppressor protein — protein: MNRRRKFLLASVLALQNSSFIYPSCQRCFSRIILISKRSNCPKCGSTGEAENASYRYKLSLKVAESNKLFGITVFGSCLDAFFGLTATGLHRYIQDPNEIPETLDSDTTQNLLTKAVETCFVGQSFIFGVTNFENQYGQGSGSNNFLQQCSDLKKEVKALIACQIVLPDPGVVGFTVIDYFHQLLQLSDVRKLRCGSRAPSSRFLALEHSSSDFSSICGPDSSSCCFESHGRENFSGFRQPSLELISTDSQLTDDDFSASEQSKAIGTLSQNRKCISFTEATGSNTCHDTTHISWNFVSYMDKKSTAQKLCEEPGLQAYQPRAVHSNHHEIRVPGSNLFPLKVEKPLEPTNTKSFHSTVEIKNRYSQCELKYRQYHDVDTLRGLQERSVCCPPPSLRFEEIAGGSQDCEPEIWDDLPFSESLNEFLAAFENEISLTHTDVSSRKCHLDNDVGKLPVDHSRLSVTPKRTTSILNMPPIALRSPQVTAKANTSKDNFLSNCEANLSPSVRKESHPENTAEAISISSSGRDTSENFLPNVYLSALFPSSKGSGTTSTLKSTEITSHRAEVSLTCSASESDHSCLKGKYFNGCGEKSLSEMSEKLTTLHSRRYNDVSSLHTLENKQYSRLPKNQGDSFPICRKLTYPLEAPCSSPNRSTNTLKEMHYEHTSNNLTQNCSTGHEGGYNASADLFDDSAKEMDIATEMTKKSQDILLQWGKPLAESRQTESDFSLRSLSENSSQSSQKLSLQSTSASLYPRTRSSSPHFQSDLEYDFEDSQDFVPCSQSTPVARFHQTRIHDGMKGAFKKFPAFYSDLDVNYKKTRLSSENDTQQATPTCPKNIKTPSQKSRSPTISGMTQPAIFNSCPVAECPESDVDEWVPPTTQKVFLSEMHGFQAMGLRKFPAAYNSPDQKELPRKKRKYVKQRTNKCLIKKELNLKNMLTAAVTNQKTPEYNRTRSGWIFKESVLGLGSCSEVKCCLPLSENWPPSMPDTKSAWSPELFSQNVT